The Coregonus clupeaformis isolate EN_2021a unplaced genomic scaffold, ASM2061545v1 scaf0189, whole genome shotgun sequence genome contains a region encoding:
- the LOC121532609 gene encoding uncharacterized protein LOC121532609, translated as MSYWPPYTSTERCTRAVKRQEAPDVTWGLFDVNIRYTRDTYEEARRKLPMAVVQSDLQTEEDDRPAYMKRKGRGTNTQIFSATESEDEGPKEKFPLKDQSNPSKGLPPAPVIRPPEDRRETPGNSDRPTRIEPNIQEQQQPVCDPILREILTSVEMIKQQQKLILLQLQKLQANRSTLDEVPDLTDLRLPMSSLEDLRRVEGQLSDQDIKNNLVLCIATILKFLMWR; from the exons ATGAGCTACTGGCCCCCTTATACATCCACAGAACGCTGCACAAGGGCAGTGAAACGTCAAGAAGCACCTGACGTAACATGGGGTTTGTTTGATGTGAACATCAGGTACACTAGAG ACACATATGAAGAGGCTCGCCGTAAGCTTCCTATGGCTGTGGTCCAATCTGATCTTCAGACTGAGGAGGATGACCGCCCCGCATATATGAAGAGAAAAGGAAG GGGCACAAATACGCAAATATTCAGTGCCACTGAAAGTGAGGATGAGGGACCAAAGGAAAAGTTTCCACTCAAGGACCAGTCAAACCCCTCGAAAGGTTTGCCACCTGCACCAGTTATCAGACCTCCAGAGGACAGACGAGAGACACCTGGGAATTCTGATAGGCCAACAAGGATTGAGCCAAACATTCAAGAACAGCAGCAGCCAGTGTGTGATC CAATTCTTCGTGAGATCTTAACCTCTGTAGAAATGATTAAGCAACAGCAAAAGCTGATTTTGCTGCAGCTGCAAAAGCTCCAGGCGAACAGATCAACCCTGGATGAGGTTCCAGATTTGACAGACCTTCGACTTCCAATGTCCTCGCTGGAAGACTTGAGGAGAGTTGAGGGCCAACTTTCAGATCAAGACATTAAAAATAACCTG GTGCTGTGCATCGCAACCATTCTGAAGTTCCTGATGTGGAGATAG